The Natranaerobius trueperi genomic sequence CTGCTTAAATCAGTGGAAAAAACTAAATACATTTTTAGAAGATGGCGACTTAGAGTTAGATAACAACAGAGCTGAAAGGTCTATAAAGCCCTTTGTCATAGGTAGAAAGAACTGGATGTTCGCTAATACACCTAAAGGAGCTAACTCTAGCGCTTTAATTTATAGCATTATTGAAACAGCCAAAGAAAATGAACTTAATCCATTTAATTATTTACAGTTCTTATTTGAAAATTTACCTCAGATTGACATCAACGACCAAGAAAAATTAGATAAATTTTTACCTTGGTCAGAATATCTACCAGGAAACTGTAAGCTGCAAAAAACTCAAAGCAAATAGCAAAAGTCAGTTATAACAGACACTCCCACTTATTATTTAAAATGAGATGGGAGTTTTTTATTAAGGAAATGTGGGTGCTATTTGACGCTTACGGCACGGGGACTCCTGCTTTAGACAAGTGTTTTTTAGTTTCTTTCTTATTATCACAGATTTTCCTTAATTTTCTATTAACAGCAACTCCATAATTAAACTTTATTGTTTTGTCATTAGAACTGAGGGAATATCTAGTACCTCCTTTACTGTGTCTTGAGCTATCATTAGTTGAGTTGAATATTTGAAATGGTATTCTAGGTTAGTAGTAAAGAAAAGAGAGAGTGCAGCAATATGCTGCACTCTCTGATACTAAATTATAGTGGGCAACCTAAATCATTAAACGCTGCGAATTCTTCTTCTACTTCTTCTCTTTCTCTAGTACCATCTATAACATCTTGGAATCTTTGTCTAACTTGCGCTTCAGTAAGTGGATAGTTTACTTCTGGGTGTTGTGCGTTTAATATGGCTGCAACTGCTTGCCTTACAAACCCTCTCCATGCAATTGGTAAAATGGGGTTAGCTAAACCTACTTGTAAACCTTGGATTAATGTTGCATCACTAGGAGTAAAGGGGATATCATCTTCTTGCACTTCAAAAGTTTCAAAAATAGTGTCGTCTGGAGTCTTATTCGTAGGAGTCCAGTCATCTAGATTGCTTCGCCAGAACCCTGGTGAACAGCCTTGTAAAATGGCCATGTCTAATACCTCCTTTCCAACGGTTTGTAATTCACTATATGATGAGAACTATCTTGTGTTAATTTGTAGCGGATATTACTGACGACACAAATACCCATGATGATTTAAAAAGTATGAGCCAGATATTAGTTATTACTAATGATATTTAAACATTATACAGAAACGCGGATATAGAAAGATTACGGGACAAGGGAGAGTAATAAGGGTTAAAATATTAAAATGTTTTAGTAGATCATCATGTTTATAAAGAGAATAGATTATGGAGCATGATAGAACTCAAATAATTATATCTAAATAATCTCTTTACATACAATGACTTAAATAATATATTTATTTTCGTATCACCTTTAAAAATGGTTATACTAAAAATAACCTAAAATAAAATGAATTGGGAGGACTAAATAATAAGTTTATTTCTAGGGAAGTTACATTATTGGCTATATAACAAATAGGAAAGGATTAAAAACGCGGAGCTACGCTAAGCGGCATTAATAACCACAGTTCTAAATAAATATATACTTAGTAAACATGAACTAAGTAATATTTTTAAAAAACAAGGAAAAACTGCGGCTGAAGATTATAAAGATGTTGTTAACACGCCTGAAGATTTATTCAATACTTTAAATGACTATATATTAGAAGGAATGCCTGCGACCGTGTAAATGAAGTGATGGTTAATAACTCAAACGAATTTTCTTGGAAAGCGACTTTCTATTTGCATGAAGTTTACTGGCAGAGAGTAGGTGGGGAGATTCAAATCTTATGCGACTTAAAAGAAGCTTAGATTGCTCTTTTGTGCAAACACTTAGTGGTAATTTTATATACGAATGACAAGAGGCAGGATTAACAGGATAATAAGTGAATAGTTAAGGCTACTTTTTCTTTATTACTAATGCAACTAACTTATATGAGGAGATACCTAAAAGCTCATACACACCCAAATAATAAAAGATTGTACGTAAACATAAAACACAGATAACACAAATACTCAATAACCTGAATTTTATCACAGATGCTATGAATAGGTCTAAATAGATATCTCGATAATTACAGTCACGAGGAATGAAATGTTTTAGTTAAAATAATAGAAATTAAATGTCCAGATCTAATATCCAAAAAAGGATATTGATAAGTTACCTAGAATATATTATAAGGGTCAAAGCATTTAAATATGTGATTGTAATAGTTTAAATTTTAGGAGGTATTTTTGTGGAAGACGAACTACTTAATTTATCAGTAGGCGAAAAACTTAATTTAGGTGGATTAGAACAAAATTTAGTGTTTAATGATGGAGCAGTTTTTGAGCTGATAGGTTTATCTGGTGGATTTATGCTTATTATTTCATTAGAAAAACCAACAGATGAAGAAATCGAAAAGGTAAAAGAAAATAAAATTAAAATAGGTTTTTTAAATGATCACAATTATTTGTTACCTATGTTTCAAGTTTCAAAGAATTTGACATTTGAAACTTTTTTTGATCCGAACGTATATCTAAGTAAAGTTAAACACCCGTTACAAATAATTAAAAGATCAAGCATGATAGTAACTATGCTAGTAGATAGTTCTAATACAGAAATAAAAACTATTAGATATTCTAGTCTACCAACCGAAGCTTATAATGAACTTATTGAATCTAGTGAAAAAGCATTAAATACTCCCGAGTACTCAGAAAACTATAACAAATGGACTAACAAACTACAGAAATTCAGCATTTCTCAGCTTTGGGAGCTTACCGAGCATAAAGGGGAAATAAGTTGATGAAAAAGCTTATCATCAGTTGTTAATAATCTATTCCTATAACAACTCATGAAGATATAAATACTTTTTTAAGCTCCGAAATTTTGCCCTTCATATTTACCCGAAGGGCTCTCTAATTTTTTAGAGGATTTATTATGGCTTGATTCAGCCTGCTATTAATAATCTAGTCATATTGATAATAACTTAAAATAATGTTTCCCGATTCATTTCCGTAACAGTGTGGAGATAAGAGTTATGATCTATAGCTTTGTTAATTATTAAAGTTTGGAGACTTTGTCGTTTATTTTATTCAAAATTAAGGCCAGCGCAATGCCCCAAGCACCTGCACTAAAAAGGTGGGTTATTGCAGTTTTTATTGGAAGTTCTTCAAGCTTAGGAATCCCGAGAAGGGTAGGCATAGTAAATAAAACAAACCATACTACTATACCATATACAAACCCCTTTAAAGCAATACGCTCACTTAAAATATGGGGTAATAAAAAATTAAATAATATACCAACTACCCCTAAGAATACAAATTGTACGACAATAAAAAACAGTGTTTCCAACATACCTTCAGGCGTTCTTCCTATAATATATACTGACATAAAATCTGACCAAATTAGAGTTGTCAAGTTTACTAAAAGACTGCCCAAATTTATAATTAATGGAAAAATACCAGCTAATATCCCTGATATAAAACCATAATAAAACCTATCATGCATGAATGTCTCTCCCCCTTAAAAGGTAATTAAGCTATCTTTTAATAGTATGAACATATAGTTATTTGAATATAAGATAAACATAACAGGCACTTTAAATGATGCTTCGAATTTATTTTAATTTAATAACTCGGGTAAAGTATTTTGTACAAAACCCACAAATTCGCCCTTCATATTTGCCCGTAAAGTGATTTATATTTTTCAGAGGGGTATAGGCCTAATTTTACTGGATTTTAGATAAAAGGCTCATATACGAAATTAATAAATTGGAGTTAATAAGCAGTTTTTCTTATTCTAAATCTATGAATCTTAATCTACGACAGCTTACTTGACAAACACTGACTCCCTCCCTCAATGGAAACAAAATTTAAGTTGAGCTGATAAAGCTGGTCAACAAAACTATCTAATCATTTTATTTTCAATTTATATTTTTCTTCTGTTTCGATTGGTTTGTAATCTTATACCAGGTAATTTTGTTATCGTATTCTTGTTTAATATTAATTTAAACTTTTGGGTTATTTAGAATTGGCCATAGTTTTTTCTACATATTCTCTTTCTTATCTATAAAAGAGTGTGAGCAAGATAAGGTTCTGATTACCTTTTTTATATGATAAACTATGTAACCTAAATTTTACTTTTGCTTCTCTAGTTCTTAGAATTAAGTATTGATATGTCATCAATTTGAACAACATAATCAACAGCTCCAAAAACAGTTCGTTTTCGCACTGGAAAACAGTTCGGAAACGAACTGTTTTTTTATTTTGAGGATAGTTTGATCCAAATTTTTAAAAAAACTAAAGAGCAGTAAAATATTTAAGATTCAGAATAGAGTAAGTTTTTAAAAATTTTAAAAAAGTATGTTTTTGGGGTACAGCATTGCATATACATATAAATGAATTTGACTATAGGGTTATTTTAATTCTTTAATACAAAACTGTACAACTATGAGAAGGGGGGATGATTTAGACTGAAATTTCATTTTTTAAGTAAAAAACTCAGGAAAAAGGAGGTTAACTTATGACTAAGACATTAACTCCAGAAGAACAAGCCCAAAAGAAGGTAAGAGCTGGTGCATTACTAGGAGCTGCCTTTTTAACTGCTACTTCAGCAGTGGGACCAGGATTTTTAACACAAACTGCAGTTTTTACTGAAGACTTAGGTGCAGATTTTGCTTTTGTTATTGCTAGTATTATCTTGATTCATATAGGAACACAGTTAAATGTATGGCGCATCATGAGTGTTTCGGGAATGCGAGCCCAAGATTTGGCCACGAAAGTTTTTCCGGGCTTAGGTGTATTTGTATCTATTTTAATTGCTCTTGGCGGCTTTGCCTTTAATATTGGTAATTTGGCCGGAGCTGGTATGGGTTTTAATGTGTTATTTGGCGTGGATGTAAGACTTGGAGTTGTTGTCTCGGCTCTAATTGGTTGCGGTATCTTTTTATCTAAAGAAATGGGGAAAGCACTGGACAAATTTACTAAAATTCTCGGTGGTGCCATTTTAATTGTGATTGTGTATGTGGCTGTTACTTCAGGTCCCCCTGTAGGTGAAGCTGCTTTAAGAACAGTTGCACCTACACAAATACCTTTCTTTCCTATTGTGACATTAATTGGAGGAACCGTTGGTGGTTACATCGTTTTTGCTGGCGGCAATAGATTATTAGATGCAGGTCTTATTGGGAAAGAAAATGTAGCTGATGTAGATAAGAGTGCCCTTAGAAGTGTGGGGATTGCGTCTTTAGTAAGGATATTCTTGTTTTTAGCTGTTTTAGGAGTTGTAAATGCGGGTATGCAATTAGATCCTTCTAATCCGCCAGCTTCTGCTTTTCAACTAGGGGCAGGCAATATAGGTTACAAAATGTTCGGGTAGTTCTTTGGGCAGCTGGAATTACGTCGGCCGTTGGTGCTTCTTACACATCTGTATCCTTTTTAACAAGCTTACATGAAAAAATCGCCCAGAATCGTCCTTATTGGATTATCGGATTTATTTTAGCATCTACTTTAGTTTTTGTAACCATTGGTGAGCCAGTAACTCTTTTAATTTTAGCAGGTTCATTAAATGGCCTTATTTTACCGGTCACTCTTGGAAGTGTCTTACTTGCAGCTAGGAGGAAAGATGTTGTAGGTGATTATCATCATCCTAAATGGTTATTTGTTTTTGGTATTATCATTGTCGTACTTTCAACTATTGCGGGGGCAAATTCTTTAACTGGTATCTTAGACTTATTTGCAGGTTAACCCTAACTACCTTTAGATTGAGAGAGGAGGGGTGACAGGTATGTACGAAAAGCCCAGATTTTTAGCTGCAGGGGATAGTGCATTGGTAGTAGAATTTGGTAATTCCATTGCTCCAGAGATTAATGCTGCTATTCGTGAATTTGTAACAAAATTAAATAATTCCCAAATTAAAGGTGTTTTAGAATTAGTTCCTACGTATAGATCTGTGCTGATATATTTTGATCCCTTGACTATTAAAGTAAATACATTAAAAGAAGAATTACAAAATCTATTAGAAACTGAAGGAGAAACAAATTATAGTAGCGCTTATATAACCACCATTCCTGTTTGCTATGGTGGAGAATTTGGCCCAGATTTAGATCACGTGGCAACATATAATGGATTAAGTAAAGAGACTGTTATTAAGCGCCATCATAGTACCGCTTATTTAATTTATATGATGGGCTTTCTCCCAGGTTTTCCTTACCTTGGCGGTATGGATATAAGTATTGCTACTCCTAGGCTTGAATCACCACGAACTAAGATACCTGGGGGATCTGTAGGAATTGCAGGTAAACAAACAGGGGTTTATCCAATAGAAAGTCCAGGGGGTTGGCAAATTATAGGGCGCACACCATTAAAATTATATAACCCCGATAGAAATCCTCCTATGTTACTAGCTGCTGGTAATTATATTCAATTCCATTCCATTAATGAAGAAGAATATCATAAGATCTTAAAGGAAGTAGAAGAAGGAATCTATCAGGTACAAAAAGCACCTCACCAAGGGAGTGAGGCTTCATGATAGATACTATTAAAGTCATTCACCCGGGCATGTTTACAACAGTTCAAGACTTAGGACGCTATGGTTATCAAGCATATGGAATGCCTGTGGCTGGGGCAGTAGATAGTTATGCTTTGCGGGTTGGAAATGCTTTATTAAATAACCCAGACAATACTGCTGGACTTGAGATGACGATTATGGGCCCTAAGCTAGAATTTTTAAAAGATACCATGATTGCAATTACCGGGGCTGATTTGGGTGCCAAACTAAATGGTGTCTTTTGCCCTAGCTGGGAAGCGATATATGTCAAAGCAGGAGATGTGTTAACCTTTAGTGGCCTTAGAACAGGGTGTCGTGGTTATTTGACAGTAGCAGGTGGTATATTAGTACCAGAAATTATGGAGAGCAAATCTACCTATACTCGTGCTGCTATAGGTGGTTTTGAAGGACGTTCCCTCCAAAAAGAAGATTTTTTAAAAACAAAAAAGCTTGAAGTTCTACCAACAGAAAGAAATGGATTACAGGTTCCAAAGACCTTGATTCCAAGCTATGATAGTAAGATTTCTCTTAGAGTTGTGTCGGGTCCTCAAGAGGATCATTTTACTGAAGCTGGAATTGAAACCTTATTAAGTTCTGAATATAATGTGACAAATGAAGCTGATCGGATGGGTTATCGTTTAGAAGGTCCTAAAATTGAACACCAAGATGGGGCTGATATTATTTCTGATGGTATTCCTATTGGTGCGGTTCAGGTTCCAGGCCACGGTTTCCCCATTGTCATGTTGAATGACCGCCAAACAACGGGAGGGTATACTAAAATTGCCACAGTAATTAGTACGGATCTAAAAAGAATTGGTCAAGGTAAGCCCGGAGATAAAGTAACCTTTGAAAGTATCACCCAAGAAGAAGCAACGGGAATTTTAAAGGAAGAAGAAACAGCTATTAAGCGAATCTATGAGCTTATATCTGAGAATGATGATAGCTTTGCCCTAAGGCATGAGTTAAGTTTGAGGATTAATGGGAAAGCGTATCATGTAAGAGTAGAAGAGCTTTCAAAGTAGATTAGGGAGGAGGGGTAAGTATGCGCATTGATTTAAATTCTGATGTGGGAGAAAGCTTTGGTATCTATAAATTGGGGCTTGATGAAGAAGTTATGAAGGAGATCACTTCTGCTAACATTGCTTGTGGCTTTCACGCTGGAGATTACATGGTTATGGAGAAAACTGTAGATTTAGCCATTGCTAATGGGGTTGGCATTGGAGTTCATCCTGGCTATCCAGATTTGCAAGGATTCGGTCGGAGAAAAATGGACTTAGGACCCCATGAAATCAAAAACCTTGTGATGTACCAAGTAGGGGCCTTAAAAGCTTTTGCAGAAGCCAAAGGTGCACAAATAAACCATGTCAAAGCTCACGGTGCCCTTTATAATACAGCTGGCAAAGATCAAGAACTTGCCGAAGCGATTGCTAAAGGAGTAAGTGCAGTGGCACCAGGAGTGATATTTTTAGGCCTAGCTAATTCTGAACTCGTGAAAGCTGGTAAAAAATATGGTCTCACGGTATGTGAAGAAGTTTTTGCTGATCGAAACTATAATCCAGATGGCAGTTTAATGTCTCGAAAAAATCCAGAGGCAATACTTCACGATCCTGAAGTAGCTATCCTACGGGTTGTTAGAATGATTAAAGAAGGTAAGATTGAAGCTAGCAATGGGGAGGATATTGATATTCAAGCTGATAGCATTTGTGTTCACGGTGATAATCCTGAAGCCATTGAATTTGTGAGACAAATCAGAAAGGCCTTGAAATACGAAAATATTCAAATTCATACAATGGGGTCTTAATATTCTTATGGGGCAGTCTCAAAAGTAAAAACTTTTGAAATTACAGTCCTTTCTTGTTCTAATTAAATATTACAAGTAAGGGAAGCATCCCAAAAATTTGAACTATATTTTTGGGATGCTCCTTTTTGTTAGTACAGTTATTAAATTTATTCATAGTAATCAGCTCCTTATATTGTATCAGTTTATCTCGTAAGCTAATTTTATATTTAGATAGAAATTAACATTAGTACTGATATGGTGTGTTTATTTTTTTTACAAATGTAAAAAAATTTTAGATAATATGTCAAAACAAATATGCTCTTTAATTATTTAAATTTTTCTAATAAAAAGAATAGTTGATTACTCATGTAAACAAAGACCATTAAAAAGCTAGTGATTTTTGGAAGGAATCTGTTAAAAAAATTCGAAATATATAATATGAAATTATTTAAATAATTTAGAACTTCCTACTTTAGTAGGAATATAGTTAAAAGATTTAACTTGCTAATGGTAAAAAATACACTTTTTTTGTAACAATCTCACATTATTTACAGAAATGAAAGTTCTTTAGTGGTACAAGCTACATTCACTTATAATAGTGACGAAGCAGAATTGATTCTTGATACAATGGCTACTGAACTCATCTGTCTAGCCCCTATATCCTTCATGTATGATTTTAATGTGACCGTCTGTGACTGATTAATCTGTCGCGCCTATTTGACCTACCTTTATAAGGTAGGAGTAATATTTAAATGTCAGCAGTGTATATGGATAAAGGTGGTTCTATGGATAAACGAACAAAATTTATTTTTGCAACACTAGTAATTGTCTTATTTTCTCAACTTTATATGAATTTTTATATATCTGATTTCAAATTTTCTTTTGCTGCTGTATTTTTTCCAGTTTTTTTATACATTTATGATGAGTTAAACCCACTAGCATTTGGATTTTCTTCAGGGGTAGCTTTTTTTATAGTAAGAACTTTAGTTGGACAAGGCATTGTTGCTGTTATTCCCGAAGCTTTGTTTTATATATTTTACGGCTTTGTTTTTTTGGTCTATAAATATAATAAAGGATCTTATTCATTAACTAATTTCTTTTTTCTTATTTTTTGTACTGATTTTTTAGGGAATACTTTAGAAATCTATATTCGCCTTGGAAATGATATTTTTAGAGGTGATATTTTTATATTTCAAGGGATTTTAACAGCAGCTATTAGCAGGGCAGTAATTGCTTTTATTATAATTGTCTTTCTAAAATATTATCGAATGTTTTTAATCAAAGAAGAGCATGAAGAAAGATATAAAAAATTACTTTTATTTATTTCAAGACTTAA encodes the following:
- a CDS encoding LamB/YcsF family protein, which produces MRIDLNSDVGESFGIYKLGLDEEVMKEITSANIACGFHAGDYMVMEKTVDLAIANGVGIGVHPGYPDLQGFGRRKMDLGPHEIKNLVMYQVGALKAFAEAKGAQINHVKAHGALYNTAGKDQELAEAIAKGVSAVAPGVIFLGLANSELVKAGKKYGLTVCEEVFADRNYNPDGSLMSRKNPEAILHDPEVAILRVVRMIKEGKIEASNGEDIDIQADSICVHGDNPEAIEFVRQIRKALKYENIQIHTMGS
- a CDS encoding biotin-dependent carboxyltransferase family protein, translating into MIDTIKVIHPGMFTTVQDLGRYGYQAYGMPVAGAVDSYALRVGNALLNNPDNTAGLEMTIMGPKLEFLKDTMIAITGADLGAKLNGVFCPSWEAIYVKAGDVLTFSGLRTGCRGYLTVAGGILVPEIMESKSTYTRAAIGGFEGRSLQKEDFLKTKKLEVLPTERNGLQVPKTLIPSYDSKISLRVVSGPQEDHFTEAGIETLLSSEYNVTNEADRMGYRLEGPKIEHQDGADIISDGIPIGAVQVPGHGFPIVMLNDRQTTGGYTKIATVISTDLKRIGQGKPGDKVTFESITQEEATGILKEEETAIKRIYELISENDDSFALRHELSLRINGKAYHVRVEELSK
- the pxpB gene encoding 5-oxoprolinase subunit PxpB translates to MYEKPRFLAAGDSALVVEFGNSIAPEINAAIREFVTKLNNSQIKGVLELVPTYRSVLIYFDPLTIKVNTLKEELQNLLETEGETNYSSAYITTIPVCYGGEFGPDLDHVATYNGLSKETVIKRHHSTAYLIYMMGFLPGFPYLGGMDISIATPRLESPRTKIPGGSVGIAGKQTGVYPIESPGGWQIIGRTPLKLYNPDRNPPMLLAAGNYIQFHSINEEEYHKILKEVEEGIYQVQKAPHQGSEAS